A genomic segment from Candidatus Nealsonbacteria bacterium encodes:
- the ppsA gene encoding phosphoenolpyruvate synthase, translating to MNIKKDKKLVIPYSEITKKDLALVGGKNASLGEMINNLSLKGIAIPNGFATTSFAYFAFLEENNLIPKLREIFKTLDIDDINNLQRAGKAARKLITEAEFSKEFKDEIVREYRLMEKEYGKNPEVAVRSSATAEDLPSASFAGLHETYLNIKGEKNLIEAVKKCIVSLFGDRVISYRESKGFDHFEVALSVGVQKMIRSDIGSSGIMFTMDTESGFENVVLINSIWGVGEMIVQGKITPDEFYVFKPALKEGYKSIILKNLGKKNKKYTLKTGGLKEVVVPPKDQIIFSISEEDVLTLARWGVIIEEHYGIPQDIEWAKDGKTGKLYIVQSRPETVHSSKKGRYYEEYEIKSKEAPLLEGIAVGDKIGHGKVRVIKDVSNIHEFKKGEVLVTRMTDPDWVSIMRMASAIVTDEGGKSCHAAIIGRELGIPSIVGSGSATSILKTGDEVTVDCTQGLRGRIFKGNVPYNTKRYDLDKIPKLKTKIMLNVGTPEIAFKNSFLPNDGVGLARQEFIIADKIKVHPLALYHFEELKKKASKSKEMAKLVKEISEITIEHKDKKEHFVKELAEGIGQIASAFYPKEVIVRLSDFKTNEYRNLVGGELYENDESNPMLGFRGACRYIDKGFQPAFKMECEAIKRARDVFGLKNITIMVPFCRTVEEGKAVIELINKFGLNVGKKGKDRINIYMMCEIPSNVILADKFLDIFDGMSIGSNDLTQLVLGLDRDNGKIAYISDERDESVIQMLQQVIRIARKRKKYCGICGQGPSDFLDFAQFLFDEKISSISLNPDTVIKTMMKLSDQG from the coding sequence ATGAATATAAAAAAAGATAAGAAATTGGTAATTCCTTATAGCGAGATTACTAAAAAAGACCTAGCCTTAGTCGGTGGAAAAAATGCTTCCTTAGGAGAGATGATAAACAATCTTTCTCTAAAGGGCATAGCAATACCTAATGGATTTGCAACTACCAGTTTTGCATACTTTGCGTTTTTAGAGGAAAATAACTTAATTCCAAAACTCAGAGAGATATTTAAAACTCTTGATATTGATGATATTAATAATCTTCAGCGAGCCGGAAAAGCAGCAAGAAAATTAATAACTGAAGCTGAATTTTCAAAAGAATTTAAGGATGAGATTGTAAGAGAGTATCGATTAATGGAAAAAGAGTATGGAAAGAATCCTGAGGTTGCAGTAAGGTCATCGGCAACTGCGGAGGATTTGCCAAGTGCTTCATTTGCCGGATTACACGAAACTTATCTTAATATAAAAGGAGAAAAGAATCTTATAGAGGCTGTTAAAAAGTGTATTGTTTCTCTTTTTGGAGATCGAGTTATTTCCTATAGAGAAAGTAAAGGATTTGATCATTTTGAAGTTGCTTTATCTGTTGGAGTTCAAAAGATGATAAGGTCAGATATCGGGTCATCAGGAATCATGTTTACTATGGATACTGAAAGTGGATTTGAAAATGTTGTATTAATAAATTCAATTTGGGGGGTTGGGGAAATGATTGTTCAAGGAAAGATTACTCCCGATGAATTTTATGTTTTTAAGCCAGCGCTCAAGGAGGGATACAAATCAATTATTTTAAAAAATCTAGGGAAGAAGAATAAAAAATATACCTTAAAGACAGGAGGACTAAAAGAGGTTGTTGTCCCGCCTAAGGATCAAATAATTTTCTCTATATCTGAAGAAGACGTATTAACTCTTGCACGGTGGGGCGTAATAATTGAAGAGCACTATGGAATTCCTCAAGACATAGAATGGGCAAAAGATGGAAAAACTGGAAAATTATACATTGTTCAATCTCGTCCCGAAACAGTTCATTCCTCTAAAAAAGGCCGATACTATGAAGAATATGAAATAAAATCAAAAGAAGCACCTCTTTTAGAAGGTATTGCTGTAGGAGATAAGATTGGTCACGGCAAGGTAAGGGTTATCAAGGATGTATCAAATATTCATGAATTTAAAAAAGGAGAAGTTTTAGTGACTAGAATGACTGATCCAGATTGGGTTAGCATTATGAGGATGGCCTCAGCTATTGTTACCGATGAAGGCGGAAAATCTTGTCACGCTGCCATTATTGGAAGAGAATTGGGTATTCCTTCTATTGTTGGTTCGGGCAGTGCAACCTCAATTTTAAAAACCGGAGACGAAGTCACCGTTGACTGCACCCAGGGGCTTAGGGGAAGAATATTTAAAGGTAATGTTCCTTACAACACTAAGAGGTATGATTTGGATAAAATACCGAAACTAAAAACCAAAATAATGCTTAATGTTGGGACTCCAGAAATTGCTTTTAAAAATTCATTTTTGCCAAATGATGGTGTTGGTTTAGCACGACAAGAATTTATTATTGCAGACAAGATTAAGGTTCACCCGTTGGCTCTTTATCATTTTGAAGAATTAAAGAAGAAAGCATCGAAGTCAAAAGAGATGGCAAAATTGGTTAAAGAAATATCTGAAATAACTATTGAGCACAAAGATAAGAAAGAGCACTTTGTGAAGGAATTAGCTGAGGGTATTGGTCAAATTGCATCTGCCTTTTATCCTAAAGAAGTTATAGTTCGGTTATCAGACTTTAAAACCAATGAATATAGAAATCTCGTTGGTGGAGAATTATATGAGAATGATGAATCTAATCCGATGTTAGGATTCAGAGGTGCTTGTCGATATATAGATAAAGGATTTCAACCTGCTTTTAAAATGGAATGTGAAGCAATCAAGAGGGCCCGAGATGTTTTTGGTCTTAAAAACATTACGATTATGGTTCCCTTTTGTCGAACTGTTGAAGAAGGTAAGGCTGTAATTGAGCTGATAAATAAATTTGGCTTAAACGTTGGCAAAAAGGGTAAGGATAGAATTAATATTTATATGATGTGTGAAATTCCTTCCAATGTTATTTTAGCAGATAAGTTCTTGGATATATTTGATGGTATGTCTATCGGAAGCAATGATTTAACTCAATTAGTCTTAGGATTAGATCGTGATAATGGAAAGATTGCTTATATTAGTGATGAGAGAGATGAATCAGTAATTCAAATGTTGCAACAAGTAATCAGGATTGCTCGCAAGAGAAAGAAATATTGTGGTATTTGTGGTCAAGGTCCTAGTGATTTTCTGGATTTTGCACAATTCCTTTTTGACGAAAAAATAAGTAGTATTTCTCTTAATCCTGATACTGTTATTAAAACTATGATGAAGCTTTCAGACCAAGGCTAA
- a CDS encoding carbohydrate kinase family protein, producing MFFDVITFGSSTWDIFIRDKEISSSKSSSFLTNKGICFSLGSKIDIDELHFFSGGGGSNSAATFLSLGFKTAYCGMVGDDPAGEEIIQEMKRKGADTSFIIKNKKKPTNHSFVLSIPGKDRTILTYRGASDEFSLKEIPFGKLKSKWFYLAPLSGKTCYAFSKIVDFAHSRGIRVAANPGTSQLSLPKNKLRNILKKVDILFLNKEEASMLVGVSYNNEKEILKKMAEFYSGTFVMTKGSKGLVVIDGKYSYTVGIAKSKVVDRTGAGDSFGSGLLAGIMLKNDIEYAIQLGSANASSCLREWGAKNGLLKRGERFKKIKIEKNEIN from the coding sequence ATGTTTTTCGATGTAATAACATTTGGGTCTTCAACTTGGGATATCTTTATAAGAGATAAAGAAATATCTTCAAGTAAGAGTTCTAGTTTTTTGACCAATAAAGGAATTTGCTTTTCATTGGGATCAAAAATAGATATAGATGAATTGCATTTTTTCTCTGGTGGAGGCGGTTCTAATAGCGCAGCCACCTTTTTGTCTTTAGGGTTTAAAACTGCCTATTGTGGAATGGTCGGAGATGATCCAGCAGGAGAAGAAATTATTCAAGAAATGAAAAGGAAGGGGGCAGATACATCTTTTATTATAAAGAATAAAAAAAAGCCCACTAACCATTCTTTTGTTTTAAGTATCCCCGGTAAAGACAGGACTATACTTACTTACAGAGGAGCGTCTGATGAATTTTCTTTAAAAGAAATACCTTTTGGGAAATTAAAATCAAAATGGTTTTATTTAGCTCCGTTATCCGGAAAGACGTGTTATGCTTTTAGCAAAATTGTTGATTTTGCACATAGCAGAGGGATACGTGTGGCCGCTAATCCGGGCACCTCACAATTAAGTCTTCCAAAAAATAAATTAAGAAATATTTTAAAGAAAGTAGATATTCTTTTCCTGAATAAAGAAGAGGCTTCGATGTTAGTGGGTGTTTCCTACAATAATGAGAAAGAAATTCTTAAGAAAATGGCTGAATTCTATTCTGGTACTTTTGTGATGACAAAAGGCTCCAAGGGATTAGTGGTTATTGATGGTAAATATAGTTATACTGTGGGAATAGCAAAGTCCAAGGTAGTGGATCGTACCGGTGCGGGGGATTCTTTTGGCTCAGGACTTCTTGCGGGCATAATGCTTAAAAATGACATAGAATACGCTATTCAATTAGGTTCAGCTAACGCTTCTTCTTGTCTAAGAGAATGGGGAGCAAAGAATGGATTGTTAAAAAGAGGGGAAAGGTTCAAGAAAATAAAAATAGAAAAAAATGAAATTAATTAA
- a CDS encoding class II fructose-bisphosphate aldolase, with translation MKLINYLKRAHAEKWAIGQFNFSTLDQLKSILDASLKLKSPVIVGTSKGEADFFGMDEAAMIVSFYRKKYKAPFFLNLDHGRDLELIKKAIDSGYDMVHFDGSKMPLDDNIKETKRVLNYAKKKGLVVEGEVGYISGISSLHKKKADIKKVRLAPMEDIIKFSKNANIDLLALSVGNVHGVYSQMPQLDFNLIKNAGVNSAKMLVLHGGSGIESGDIKKAIKLGIVKINVNTELRMAWKESLKRSVAKKDSFAPYSLLAESKLSVTEKVEEKIKLFGSSKRS, from the coding sequence ATGAAATTAATTAATTATCTCAAAAGGGCTCATGCCGAAAAATGGGCTATTGGACAATTTAATTTTTCTACTCTTGATCAGTTAAAGTCTATACTCGATGCGTCTTTAAAATTAAAGAGTCCGGTTATTGTGGGAACTTCTAAAGGAGAGGCTGATTTTTTTGGCATGGACGAAGCAGCAATGATTGTTTCTTTTTATAGAAAGAAATACAAAGCTCCATTTTTTTTAAATTTAGACCATGGTCGTGACTTAGAATTAATTAAGAAAGCTATTGATTCCGGTTATGATATGGTTCATTTTGATGGATCTAAGATGCCCTTGGATGATAATATAAAAGAAACAAAGAGGGTATTGAATTATGCCAAAAAGAAAGGGCTTGTTGTAGAAGGTGAGGTAGGTTATATTTCTGGCATATCGAGCCTTCATAAAAAGAAAGCTGATATTAAAAAAGTTCGTTTAGCTCCAATGGAGGACATAATTAAGTTCTCAAAAAATGCCAATATTGATTTATTGGCCTTGTCAGTTGGTAATGTTCACGGAGTTTATTCTCAAATGCCTCAGCTTGATTTTAATCTTATTAAGAATGCGGGAGTAAATAGCGCAAAAATGTTGGTTCTTCATGGTGGATCTGGCATTGAATCAGGGGATATTAAAAAAGCTATCAAGTTGGGTATTGTAAAAATTAATGTAAACACCGAATTAAGAATGGCATGGAAAGAGTCTCTCAAGCGTTCTGTGGCTAAAAAAGACTCTTTCGCTCCCTATTCTTTACTTGCTGAATCTAAGTTATCGGTGACAGAAAAGGTAGAAGAAAAGATAAAACTATTCGGAAGCTCTAAAAGATCTTGA
- a CDS encoding ferredoxin yields the protein MNKITHKRDRCIGCGACASICPAYWTMSDDGKSDLKGATLVDGPENFKLEINDLSCNTEAADACPVQCILVSEK from the coding sequence ATGAATAAAATAACTCATAAACGAGATAGATGTATCGGCTGTGGTGCTTGTGCTTCTATATGTCCTGCTTATTGGACGATGAGCGATGATGGGAAATCTGATCTTAAGGGGGCTACTTTGGTAGATGGTCCTGAAAATTTTAAATTAGAGATTAATGATTTGTCTTGCAATACTGAGGCCGCAGATGCATGCCCGGTTCAATGCATTCTTGTTTCGGAGAAATAA
- a CDS encoding 50S ribosomal protein L25: MKISFQKRSSDEKKDRRGDHILAVLYGSGVSNTSIKINAKEFDKLFKEAGESSLISLESETDKEKYSVLIHEVQKNPLTRKIIHVDFYQPDLKEEVEVSIPLIFEGIPPAVKELGGTLVKNFSELEVKALPNKLPRDIKINVEVLKTFDDVITIGDLVVPKDVTIMGDLEEIVALVTPVEDVEKELEKPIEEDVSSVKKEVKEKKEEVDED, encoded by the coding sequence ATGAAAATATCTTTTCAAAAACGTTCTAGTGATGAAAAAAAAGACCGAAGAGGTGATCACATCTTAGCAGTTTTGTATGGATCAGGAGTAAGTAACACTTCTATTAAAATTAATGCAAAAGAATTTGATAAACTTTTTAAAGAAGCTGGAGAAAGTTCATTAATATCTCTTGAGTCTGAAACTGATAAGGAAAAATATTCAGTTCTTATTCATGAAGTTCAGAAAAATCCTTTGACTAGAAAAATTATCCATGTTGATTTCTACCAGCCAGATCTTAAGGAAGAAGTAGAGGTTTCTATTCCATTAATTTTTGAAGGAATACCACCAGCAGTGAAAGAGCTGGGAGGAACTTTAGTGAAAAACTTTTCTGAATTAGAAGTTAAGGCTCTTCCTAATAAATTACCTCGCGATATTAAAATTAATGTTGAAGTATTGAAAACATTTGATGATGTTATAACAATCGGAGACTTAGTTGTCCCAAAGGATGTTACTATTATGGGTGATCTCGAGGAAATAGTTGCATTGGTGACTCCAGTAGAAGATGTTGAAAAAGAGCTTGAAAAACCAATTGAGGAAGATGTTTCTTCTGTAAAGAAAGAAGTAAAGGAAAAGAAAGAGGAAGTTGATGAGGATTAA
- a CDS encoding lytic murein transglycosylase has translation MFKLSLKKSLIILVIFTLLLSSGAVFISAQATPEQERSSLQRQLKELEELERKIQVDVTVTQAERERIQHQVSTLRRRINQLNAEIRQAQVRAQSLTGQIINTEASIEVTVNKIDTLRGRLANTLRNIYQEDQRTTVEILLSEKDLSGFFDNTSALERLSSESRDILGEIIVLKVNLEEEKISLGDAKTETEQLAAAKTAQAREAEAIRREQQRLLEGNQQREALQKKELEEVRKQAAQIRARIFELAGTPSTQAPNFGEAYELAKWVEGITGTRPAFLLAILQQESAIGRNVGGCNIADTTSGHSVNIRTGQVHSNGIHRTRDLPGLLIIANELNTDPLKIQISCPVPNIPGFGGAMGPAQFIPSTWMGYRSRLSTLLGKPANPWVIRDSFLASGLLLSDLGARSQTSEGEWRAAISYYAGPNCLNSQACINRNRSYADQVMGRVAGFQRDIDILNQSR, from the coding sequence ATGTTTAAATTATCTCTTAAAAAATCACTGATTATCCTGGTAATATTTACTCTTCTTCTTAGCAGTGGAGCAGTTTTTATTTCAGCTCAAGCTACTCCTGAGCAGGAAAGAAGTAGCCTTCAAAGGCAGTTAAAAGAATTAGAGGAATTAGAGAGAAAGATTCAAGTGGATGTTACAGTGACTCAAGCAGAGAGAGAACGAATTCAGCATCAAGTATCTACTCTGAGAAGAAGGATTAACCAGCTAAACGCTGAAATTCGTCAAGCTCAAGTAAGGGCACAATCACTTACAGGCCAGATAATAAATACAGAAGCATCTATTGAAGTAACAGTAAATAAAATTGATACTTTGCGAGGAAGACTAGCGAATACTTTAAGAAATATATATCAAGAAGATCAAAGGACAACTGTTGAGATTTTACTTTCTGAAAAAGATCTTAGCGGTTTCTTTGATAACACTTCGGCACTAGAAAGATTGTCATCAGAAAGCAGGGATATTTTAGGAGAGATAATAGTTTTAAAAGTTAATCTGGAAGAAGAAAAAATATCTCTAGGAGATGCAAAAACTGAAACTGAACAATTAGCTGCAGCTAAGACTGCTCAGGCTAGGGAAGCAGAAGCTATCAGAAGAGAACAACAAAGATTGCTAGAGGGTAATCAGCAAAGAGAAGCGCTTCAAAAGAAAGAACTAGAAGAGGTAAGAAAACAGGCAGCTCAAATAAGGGCTAGAATTTTTGAATTAGCAGGAACTCCTAGCACACAAGCACCGAATTTTGGTGAGGCCTATGAACTTGCAAAGTGGGTGGAAGGAATAACGGGAACTAGGCCGGCTTTCTTGTTGGCAATTCTGCAACAAGAATCTGCTATTGGTAGAAATGTGGGAGGTTGTAATATTGCTGATACTACTTCTGGGCATTCAGTAAATATTCGAACCGGTCAAGTACACTCAAATGGAATACATAGGACAAGAGATCTTCCAGGACTCTTAATTATCGCAAACGAGCTTAATACGGACCCTCTTAAAATCCAGATTTCCTGTCCGGTACCAAATATTCCTGGTTTCGGAGGTGCTATGGGGCCCGCTCAATTTATCCCTTCTACCTGGATGGGGTATCGATCAAGATTAAGTACACTTTTGGGAAAACCCGCCAATCCTTGGGTTATTAGAGACTCCTTTTTAGCCTCAGGACTCCTATTATCAGATTTAGGTGCTAGGTCTCAAACCAGCGAAGGGGAATGGAGAGCAGCGATTTCTTATTACGCAGGACCTAATTGTTTAAATTCTCAGGCATGTATTAATCGTAATAGGAGTTATGCTGATCAAGTAATGGGAAGAGTTGCTGGATTCCAAAGAGATATTGATATTTTAAATCAGAGTAGATAA
- the prfA gene encoding peptide chain release factor 1, with amino-acid sequence MEFDLNLFKEEYDELLKEISDPDLISDWEKFEELSKRKKKLENLIQKADELKKTIREKEENKTIISKEDDPELISLAEGEIEIIKEKIIILEKEVKELFEKIKSDGDDGKKSGAVIVEIRAGAGGNEAALFAENLFKMYSRYAQNKGWTQKILSSSTTEVGGLKEVIFELKNGNVYSSMQYEGGVHRVQRVPETEKGGRIHTSTVSVIAMLKPKKGTVKILPNDLKVDTYKASGPGGQHVNKRETAIRITHLPTGTVVTSQTERSLAQNKENAMSILEARIMEKLEKERVAKLKKERASQVTSSDRSEKIRTYNFPQNRITDHRIQKSWHNIEIILNGEMDPIVKALQEEGEK; translated from the coding sequence ATGGAATTCGACCTCAACCTCTTTAAAGAAGAGTATGATGAACTTTTAAAAGAGATCAGTGACCCTGACCTCATTTCGGATTGGGAAAAATTTGAAGAACTTTCAAAGAGAAAAAAGAAATTAGAAAACCTTATCCAAAAGGCAGATGAGCTCAAAAAAACCATAAGAGAAAAAGAGGAAAATAAAACAATTATTTCCAAAGAAGACGATCCAGAATTGATTAGTTTAGCCGAAGGAGAAATTGAAATCATCAAAGAAAAAATAATAATACTAGAAAAAGAGGTTAAGGAATTATTTGAAAAAATAAAGAGTGATGGCGATGATGGTAAGAAAAGTGGAGCTGTTATTGTAGAAATAAGAGCTGGTGCAGGAGGAAATGAAGCGGCGCTTTTTGCTGAGAATTTATTTAAGATGTATTCACGATATGCACAGAATAAAGGATGGACACAAAAAATATTAAGTTCTAGTACAACAGAAGTTGGTGGATTAAAAGAAGTAATATTTGAACTTAAGAATGGTAATGTCTACTCTTCTATGCAATATGAAGGTGGAGTCCATAGAGTTCAGAGAGTGCCAGAGACTGAAAAAGGGGGCAGAATACACACATCAACTGTTTCGGTCATCGCAATGTTAAAGCCTAAAAAAGGTACTGTAAAAATTCTTCCCAACGATCTAAAGGTAGATACCTATAAAGCTTCCGGGCCAGGGGGGCAACATGTTAACAAAAGAGAAACTGCGATAAGGATAACCCATTTGCCAACCGGTACTGTAGTTACTTCTCAAACTGAAAGAAGCTTGGCTCAAAATAAGGAAAATGCGATGTCTATCCTTGAGGCAAGGATAATGGAAAAATTAGAAAAAGAGCGTGTAGCTAAATTAAAAAAAGAGAGGGCGTCACAAGTTACTTCAAGTGATAGGTCTGAAAAAATAAGAACATATAATTTCCCTCAAAACAGAATAACTGATCATAGAATACAAAAAAGTTGGCACAACATTGAAATCATACTCAACGGAGAAATGGATCCAATAGTAAAAGCACTGCAAGAAGAGGGAGAAAAATAA
- the rpmE gene encoding 50S ribosomal protein L31 → MKKEIHPKYHEKTDVKCVCGNSFTIGSTKETLNIDICSSCHPFYSGKEKIVDTMGRVERFKKKLEKKQDLGKKK, encoded by the coding sequence ATGAAAAAAGAAATCCATCCAAAATATCACGAGAAGACTGATGTGAAATGTGTTTGCGGAAATTCATTTACTATCGGATCTACTAAGGAAACGCTTAATATTGACATCTGCTCATCGTGCCATCCTTTCTATTCCGGAAAGGAAAAGATTGTTGATACTATGGGACGAGTAGAAAGATTTAAAAAGAAACTTGAAAAAAAGCAAGATCTAGGAAAAAAGAAGTAA
- the rpsB gene encoding 30S ribosomal protein S2, producing the protein MTQTKEELDQKQHEMEEMVKVGVHLGHKKNKKHPKMEPYLYGLRNDISIIDVEKTYEKLEEALSFIKSLISQDKVVMVIGTKVQLKEMVTEFAKEVDIPYMTERWLGGTFTNFGNIKKRVDHLKDLEKKKEEGDLEKYTKKERLNITREIESLKVKFEGLKSLSKLPDAVLVMDIEKDGLAVKEASERGIKVIAISDSNVNPEVVDYPIPANDDAVSSVRYILEKIKGIIIESRVVR; encoded by the coding sequence ATGACTCAAACTAAAGAAGAATTAGATCAAAAACAACACGAAATGGAAGAAATGGTAAAGGTTGGTGTTCATCTTGGACATAAGAAGAATAAGAAGCATCCTAAGATGGAGCCTTATCTTTATGGTCTAAGAAATGACATTAGTATTATTGATGTGGAGAAGACATATGAAAAATTAGAGGAAGCTCTTAGTTTCATAAAAAGCCTTATTTCTCAAGACAAGGTTGTAATGGTTATCGGAACCAAAGTTCAACTTAAAGAAATGGTTACTGAATTTGCAAAAGAAGTTGATATTCCATATATGACTGAAAGATGGCTTGGAGGAACTTTCACTAATTTTGGAAACATCAAGAAGAGAGTAGATCATCTTAAGGATTTAGAAAAGAAGAAAGAGGAAGGGGATCTTGAAAAATATACCAAGAAAGAAAGACTAAATATTACAAGAGAGATTGAATCTTTGAAAGTAAAGTTTGAAGGATTAAAATCATTATCTAAATTACCTGATGCAGTGTTAGTAATGGACATCGAAAAAGATGGTCTAGCTGTAAAGGAGGCCTCAGAGAGAGGAATCAAAGTAATTGCTATTTCTGATTCCAATGTTAATCCAGAGGTTGTTGATTATCCAATTCCAGCAAATGATGATGCCGTATCTTCTGTAAGATATATCTTAGAAAAGATAAAGGGTATTATCATAGAATCTAGGGTCGTGCGCTAG
- a CDS encoding elongation factor Ts, with translation MMSNLDLVKQLREETGVSLMECKKAIEEAGGDIETAKDLLRKKGQAMAAKRLGRDVGEGIITSYIHPNQKIGVLLDIRCESDFVARSDDFQNLAREICLQIAAMKPLFIQEEDVPEANIEKEKEIFMEQFATSDKPKEVIEKIIEGKINSYKKDVCLLSQEWVKDTSKTIESLVKEVIAKLGENIVIKGFTRYEI, from the coding sequence ATTATGAGTAATTTAGATTTAGTAAAACAGCTTCGTGAAGAGACAGGCGTTTCGTTAATGGAATGCAAGAAAGCAATAGAAGAAGCAGGAGGAGATATTGAAACAGCAAAAGATCTTTTAAGGAAAAAAGGACAAGCTATGGCTGCTAAGAGATTGGGCCGTGATGTTGGAGAAGGTATTATTACTAGCTATATCCATCCCAATCAAAAAATAGGAGTGTTATTAGATATCCGATGTGAATCTGATTTTGTTGCAAGGTCCGATGATTTTCAAAATCTTGCCCGAGAAATCTGTCTTCAAATAGCTGCTATGAAACCATTGTTTATACAAGAAGAAGATGTTCCAGAAGCTAATATAGAAAAAGAGAAAGAAATCTTTATGGAACAATTTGCTACAAGCGATAAACCGAAAGAAGTTATTGAAAAGATAATAGAGGGAAAGATTAATAGTTACAAAAAAGATGTATGTCTTCTTTCACAAGAATGGGTAAAGGATACCAGTAAAACCATTGAATCGCTAGTAAAGGAAGTTATTGCGAAATTGGGAGAAAATATTGTAATTAAGGGATTTACTAGATACGAGATATAA